A region of the Peredibacter starrii genome:
CAACTGAGCTAGAGCAGCCCATACATCCTCGATAATATCGATGAGTTTGAAATTTATAATGTCAGCAGCTTACGAAATCAAGCTTTTTTAAGTTATAAACCAAAACATTTTTCCATCGCAATGGCGGCGGCGTTGGAAACGTTAAGGGATTTTATCTCTCCTTGAGAGGGAAGAGACATGTTTTTCTGCACTAAACGTGCGACAGCATTAGAAAGTCCGGTTTCTTCGGCACCCAGCAGCAAACAAATTTTATTCTGGGTTCGGATCTCGTTTTGAGACAAATTTTCGGAAGAATGTTCCGACAACCCTACCGTTAAGTAGCCCGCTTCGTTTAACTGGCCAACAGCACGGCTTAAAGAATTCACACGAATTAGATTCACGTATTCAACTGCACCAGAGGCAATTCGATAGAATGAAGGTGTAAGTCCGAATGATTTTTCAGAGGGAACAAGCACTCCATTTACGCCATAAAAACAAGCAGCACGAAGAATGGCAGCACCGTTATGTACGTCTGTGATCTGATCAAGAGCAAGAAGACGAGCATTCGGACGCTTTAAATATTCTTGAAGTGTGAACGTCTGTATCGGAGACGTTTGTAGGTAAATCCCAGAGGGAACACGAGTGAAATCGAGATCCAAATGAGCACAAAGTTTCTTCGCCTGCTCTTGAAGAGCATGTGAAGAAAGAATATCAGTTTTTACATTGTAGTTTTT
Encoded here:
- a CDS encoding TrmH family RNA methyltransferase, coding for MSADFDLIFGLHSIAAALKNPARSHMKLVATDEGLQELQKKHRIVPKNYNVKTDILSSHALQEQAKKLCAHLDLDFTRVPSGIYLQTSPIQTFTLQEYLKRPNARLLALDQITDVHNGAAILRAACFYGVNGVLVPSEKSFGLTPSFYRIASGAVEYVNLIRVNSLSRAVGQLNEAGYLTVGLSEHSSENLSQNEIRTQNKICLLLGAEETGLSNAVARLVQKNMSLPSQGEIKSLNVSNAAAIAMEKCFGL